CGGAAAATCCCTCAGGGATTCCAGAAGTTCGGCTATGGGGTATTTGCGGTTTATGGGCATGAGCCGGGTTCGGGTTTCGTCATCGGCAGCGTTTAAGGATACCGCAAGCCGGGCGCGGGTGTCGCGCCCAAGGGCCGGGATTTTGGGAACGAGTCCGACGGTGGAGACCGTTATTCTGCGGGCCGCGAACTTCATGCCCATTGTGGGCTCCGAAAGGACGTTCAATGCCGTCACCACGTTGTCGAAGTTGGCCAAAGGCTCGCCCATGCCCATGAACACGATGTTGGTGAGGTGATCCGGGTTTTCGAGGGAAAACCGCACTCCGCACACCTGGGCCAGGATTTCAAATGAGGTGAGATTCCGTTTGAAGCCCATTTCCCCGGTGCGGCAGAAGGTGCAACCCTGGGCGCAGCCCACCTGGCTTGAAACGCACAGGGTGGCGTGGTCCTTTTCGTACATCAGGACAGATTCTATGGAAAGGCCGTCCTTCAGGCTGAACAGGTATTTTTTCGAGCCGTCCGAGGAAACCCTTGTATCCAGAATTTTCAGGCGCGGCACGGCGAATGTTTCCGCCAGTTCATGGCGAAGGTCTGTTCTGATGTCGGTCATCTCAAGATAGGATTCCGCGCCCCTCCGGAAAAGCCATCGAAGTATCTGGGCCGCGCGAAAGGGCTTTTCGCCCCGGTCCGAAAGCCACTCTGTAAGGGCCTCCGGGCTTGGGTCTATAAGCAGGTTTCCGGTGTTTGTTTGCATCCTGTTCCGTTTGCGTGTTATGATGAATTCGATGTTTTGAAGGAATCACTTCGCTCTCATTTCGCTTGACTTATCACTAATCCGCGACTACTTTCAAGAATTTAACGCGCTTTGCGTTTTAAGGAAGAAATATCATGTTTGAAAGCCTTGGCGATCGCCTGAACGCCGTTTTCAAGAAATTGAAGGGCCAGGGGCGGTTAAGCGAAAAAAATATTGAGGAAGGCTTGAAGGAAGTGCGCATGGCGCTTCTGGAGGCTGACGTCAATTACAAGGTCGTCAAGAGCTTCACGGCTGCCATAAAGGATCGCGCCGTCGGAAGCGAGGTGCTGGACAGCCTCACCCCCGGCCAGCAGGTGGTGAAAATCGTCAACGAGGAACTCACCCGCATCATGGGAGAGCGCCACGTTGACATCAATTTCGGCGCGGTTTCACCGTCTCCCATAATGCTGGTGGGGCTCCAGGGTTCGGGCAAGACCACCACAGCCGGGAAACTGGCGCTTTATCTGCGCGGCAAGGGCAAAAAGCCCTATCTGGTCCCGGCTGACCTCCAGCGCCCGGCAGCCATCGAGCAGTTGAAAAAGCTGGGAAAGGAAATCGGGGTTCCGGTTCACCCCTCGGTTTCCGGGCGGCCCCCGGAGGAAATCTGCGGCCAGGCCCGCATGGAGGCCATGCGGAACGGGTATGACGTAATAATCCTCGATACCGCTGGCCGCCTCCACGTTGACGAAGCCTTGATGGACGAGCTTAACCGCATCAAGCGCACGGTCTCGCCATCCGACATACTTATGGTGGCCGACGCCATGACCGGCCAGGACGCGGTGAACATCGCCAAGTCCTTTAACGACGTTCTGGACATCGGCGGCGTAATCCTTTCCAAGATGGACGGCGACGCCAGGGGCGGCGCGGCCCTATCCATAAGAAGCGTCACCGGCAAGCCCATAAAGTTCGTGGGCATCGGCGAAAAGGCCTCGGCCCTGGAGGCCTTTCACCCGGACCGCATGGCCAGCCGGATACTGGGCATGGGCGACGTGCTCTCCTTCATCGAAAAGGCCCAGAGCACCTTTGACCAGGAAAAGGCCATAGAGCTTGAAAAAAAGCTCAGAAAAAGCCAGTTCACCCTGGAGGATTTCAAGGAGCAGATGAAGCAGGTCCGCAAGATGGGCTCCATCGAAGAGCTTCTTGGAATGATTCCGGGTTTCAATAAAATGAAGCAGATGAAGGACCTCAAGGTGGACGAAAAGGAATTCGCCCGCGTGGAGGCCATCATCAATTCCATGACCCCAAAGGAACGCGCTGACTACAACCTCATCAACGGAAGCCGAAGAAAGCGCATAGCTGCCGGGAGCGGAACCACGGTTCAGGACGTGAACCTGCTTCTCAAAAACTATGACCAGGTTCTGAAGATGATGAAGAAGTTCAGCAAGGGGGGTATCAAGAACATGGGCCGCCTTTTCGGCTAACAGCCCGTCTAAAAACGCGAACTGCTGTGTCAGACATCGCCAAAAAGTCGGTCACGTACAAAAGAGTACGCTTCCTCCTTTTTGGCTCGTCTTCCTTGCATTTCATCGTTTTTATCCAGGCTGCTCCGGGGCGAAAATATGGTTTTGCGGATGATCCAGGCTAATGTAGGTTGGGTGGTTCCGAGCTTTAGCTCGGGTTCGTCCAACATTTAATGGCGTGAGAACGAGACGGTTTTTCCGTCTTTTGGAAGACAACCAAGGAGAATTGACAAGATGGCAGCAAAGATTCGTCTGGCCCGGCATGGAGCCAAGAAAAGGCCCTTCTACCGCATCGTGGTGACGGACAACGATTCCCCCCGCGACGGGCGTTTCATAGAGATTCTGGGGACTTACAACCCCCTCACCACCCCGGCCACCGTTGACCTCAAAAAGGCCCGCGCCCAGTACTGGGTATCCACCGGCGCGCAGGCTTCCGCAACGGTAAGGACCATCCTCCGGGAACAGGGCGCTTACACCGCCCCGGTGGAGGAAGCTCCGGCGCAGTAGTTCGGGTTGAGCGCCTTTCGCCGCCTTGGCCTGTTTGCGGGGGCGGAAAAAGTTGTGCCTCGATCAGGATCGGCAGGCGAACCGTCCGATGCGCCTTTTGGCGTCAGGGACTTTCCGGGCCGGTCCGTAAAAGGGATAACCACCCGCGACGACTGCAAGGTCGGCGCGTTTTTCCATAGTTGCACTGAATGGTCGATGGGATCGGAGAATCGGTCGCGGAAGCGGAACAGCGCAAGGAGAGACGCATGAAAGACCTGATCAAGTTCATCGTCGAGGCATTGGTGGATCATCCCGAACAGGTTGAGGTGAGCGAGGTTGAGGGCGAGCAGACTTCCGTCATCGAGCTCAAGGTGGCCAAGGACGACCTTGGCAAGGTGATCGGCAAGCAGGGCCGCACCGCTCGGGCCATGCGAACGATTCTGAGCGCGGCCTCGGCCAAGCTGAAGAAGCGCAGCGTGCTTGAGATCATTGAATAAATCGCCCGTCTAAAAGCGCGAATTGCTGTGTCGTGCGAGAAAGCCAATTC
This region of Deltaproteobacteria bacterium genomic DNA includes:
- the rpsP gene encoding 30S ribosomal protein S16, whose amino-acid sequence is MAAKIRLARHGAKKRPFYRIVVTDNDSPRDGRFIEILGTYNPLTTPATVDLKKARAQYWVSTGAQASATVRTILREQGAYTAPVEEAPAQ
- the ffh gene encoding signal recognition particle protein, with the protein product MFESLGDRLNAVFKKLKGQGRLSEKNIEEGLKEVRMALLEADVNYKVVKSFTAAIKDRAVGSEVLDSLTPGQQVVKIVNEELTRIMGERHVDINFGAVSPSPIMLVGLQGSGKTTTAGKLALYLRGKGKKPYLVPADLQRPAAIEQLKKLGKEIGVPVHPSVSGRPPEEICGQARMEAMRNGYDVIILDTAGRLHVDEALMDELNRIKRTVSPSDILMVADAMTGQDAVNIAKSFNDVLDIGGVILSKMDGDARGGAALSIRSVTGKPIKFVGIGEKASALEAFHPDRMASRILGMGDVLSFIEKAQSTFDQEKAIELEKKLRKSQFTLEDFKEQMKQVRKMGSIEELLGMIPGFNKMKQMKDLKVDEKEFARVEAIINSMTPKERADYNLINGSRRKRIAAGSGTTVQDVNLLLKNYDQVLKMMKKFSKGGIKNMGRLFG
- a CDS encoding KH domain-containing protein — protein: MKDLIKFIVEALVDHPEQVEVSEVEGEQTSVIELKVAKDDLGKVIGKQGRTARAMRTILSAASAKLKKRSVLEIIE
- the rlmN gene encoding 23S rRNA (adenine(2503)-C(2))-methyltransferase RlmN; translation: MQTNTGNLLIDPSPEALTEWLSDRGEKPFRAAQILRWLFRRGAESYLEMTDIRTDLRHELAETFAVPRLKILDTRVSSDGSKKYLFSLKDGLSIESVLMYEKDHATLCVSSQVGCAQGCTFCRTGEMGFKRNLTSFEILAQVCGVRFSLENPDHLTNIVFMGMGEPLANFDNVVTALNVLSEPTMGMKFAARRITVSTVGLVPKIPALGRDTRARLAVSLNAADDETRTRLMPINRKYPIAELLESLRDFPLKTGKRITFEYVMLKGVNDSLADAKNLVRILSHTPAKINLIPFNPHEGSPFERPTDENVIAFREYLANKNFTAMVRYSKGLDVGAACGQLAGAGP